The window CGCCGGCGTAGAACTTCAGCACTTTCCCGTAGTAACGGTAGGGTTTCCTGATGCAGGTCGCACACAATCAGTGCATTGCGATTACGCGGGTGCCAGGCCAGCGGCAATACGACACCAAGGTAATTGCGTGCCGCCGAGAAGCGCCCGGATATATGCACCAGTGGCTGCAACAAACGGATCTGCTCCATCACTTTATGCTTGCTGCGCAACTGAAACAGCCAGTCATACAACTTGGGCTGTTTTTGCCGGATCAGGCGGGCCAGGGCGATGGTTGCCCGCACGTCGGAAAGCGCTTCGTGGGCATGCCCATGGTCGATGCCATTGGCCTTGCTCAGCAGCTCCAGGCGCAGGCTGGTGCGCCCGTCCTGCTGCGGCCACTCGATGCCGTCCGGGCGCAGTGCATAGGCCGTGCGCACGATGTCGATCAGGTCCCAGCGGCTGTTGCCGCCCTGCCACTCTCGGGCATAAGGGTCGAAAAAGTTGCGGTACAGGCTGTAGCGGGTCACTTCGTCGTCGAAGCGCAGGGTGTTGTAGCCGGCGCCACAGGTACCAGGGTGCGCCAGTTGTGCGTGCACCCGGGTCATGAACTCCGCTTCGCACAAACCCTGCTCGGCCAGCAGTTGTGGGGTGATGCCAGTCACCAGGCAGGCGGCCGGGTGCGGCAGGATATCGTCGGAGGGCCGGCAATAAAGGCTGATCGGCTCGTCGATTTCGTTGAGGTCGAAGTCGGTGCGCACACCGGCAACCTGCAACGGCCGGTCACAGCGCGGGTTGATGCCGGTGGTTTCGTAGTCGTGCCAGAAAATGCTGGAGGTCACGGGGTCGTCCTGTATCGAGGTCGACCCGATTCTAGCGCGATTCCAGAAGCTGGGCCCGGGGCTCAGCAGGCTCAGGCAGATGCGTTGGCGGGGCGGAAACTGAAATAGTCGCGCAACGAACGGACGAATTCATCGTACTCGCGGGGGGCCTGCAGCAGCATGAAACCGGAATCGTAGTGCCCGGGCGTCTGGTCTTCACGGCACCACAGGCAGCTGGCGGTAAGGTTGACGAATTGATGCCCGCCACCAAGCAGCGGCAGGCGTAATTGCAGATCATAGTCGGGCCCGACCAGCACAGGTAGCTGGCTTATCAGCATCAGCCCGTCTTCAGAGGCGTTACCCAGCTGGCCGATGGCCTGGCCGGTAATGCGGTTGAACACCTTGAGAACACAAGGTAGCTGATGGCGTTCGATGTGGCGCTTGTTGAACATGATCGCAAGTGCAGTCCGTATCCGATGCCAGGAATACGTGGAACTGGCGGTTGTTGTAACAACTGAGTTACAGATTAGCGCAGCGCGCGCGGCAAATCCCGTGAAATAAATCACACCTTGGTGTTAACGCCAAGGTGCGGCGGTCACCGGGTTCGCCACGGCGGCTTCGGTGCCGCGCAAATGGCCGAGTTTCTCCAGGGTCTGCAGGCGTGCCTGGGCACGATACGCGTATTCATTGCCCGGGTACTGCTGGATCAGGTACTGGTAGGTCTGCGCCGCATCCACGTACAAGGCCTGGCGCTCCAGGCACTGGCCGCGCAGCAGCGACACCTCGGGGTGGATGAACGGTCGTGCACGGCTGGTGCGGTCGACCTGCGACAGCTCGAGCATGACCCGCGCGCAATCGCCACGGTCGTAGGCACGGTAGGCATTGTTCAGGTGGTGGTCCATGGACCAGCGGGTGCAACCGACGGCGCTGGCCGCCAGGGCTAAAACGATCAGGGCTCGCATGGGGGTCTCCTTTGATGCCAGTGTATCGGCCTTTGCCGGCAAATCTTCACACCCTTTTGCAATGATGCCCTGCCCGTTCAAATGCCACCCTGCCTCGGTCGCAGGTAGTGCAACGGAACAATGACTACAGCGAGATTCAGGAGTAGCCTTTCGCTGCGCTTCACTATAGGAGTCTGTGCATGAGCATCCGCCGTACCAAAATCGTCGCCACCCTTGGCCCCGCCAGCAACTCGCCGGAAGTGATCGAACAGCTGATCCTCGCCGGCCTGGACGTGGCACGCCTGAACTTCTCCCACGGCACTCCGGACGAGCACAAGGCCCGCGCGCGCCTGATCCGTGACATCGCCGCCAAGAACGGCCGCCATGTTGCACTGCTGGGCGACCTGCAGGGTCCGAAGATCCGCATCGCCAAGTTCGCCAACAAGCGTATCGAATTGAAGATCGGTGACAAGTTCACCTTCTCCACCGCCCACCCGCTGACCGAAGGCAACCAGGACATCGTCGGTATCGACTACCCCGACCTGGTCAAGGACTGCGGCGTTGGTGACGAGTTGCTGCTCGACGATGGCCGCGTGGTGATGCGCGTCGAGACCGCCACCGCAGATGCCCTGCACTGCGTGGTGATCATCGGTGGCCCGCTGTCGGACCACAAAGGCATCAACCGTAAAGGTGGCGGCCTTACCGCACCGGCCCTGACCGAGAAAGACAAGGCCGACATCAAGCTGGCCGCGGAAATGGACCTGGACTACCTGGCCGTGTCCTTCCCGCGTGACGCCAGCGACATGGAATACGCCCGCAAGCTGCGTGACGAAGCTGGCGGCAGCGCCTGGCTGGTGGCCAAGATCGAACGCGCCGAAGCGGTGGCCGACGACGAGACCCTCGACAAGCTGATCCTCGCATCCGACGCCGTCATGGTCGCCCGTGGCGACCTGGGCGTGGAAATCGGCGACGCCGAGCTGATCGCCATCCAGAAGAAGATCATCCAGCACGCCCGCCGCAACAACAAGGCAGTGATCGTGGCGACCCAGATGATGGAGTCGATGATCCAGAACCCGATGCCGACCCGTGCCGAAGTGTCCGACGTGGCCAACGCCGTGCTGGACAACACCGACGCGGTGATGCTGTCGGCCGAGAGTGCCGCCGGTGCCTACCCGATCGAAGCTGTCCAGGCCATGGCCCGTATCTGCCTGGGTGCCGAAAAGCACCCGACCAGCCAGAAGTCCAGCCACCGCCTGCACACTACCTTCGAGCGCTGCGACGAGAGCATCGCGCTGGCGGCCATGTACACCGCCAACCACTTCCCGGGCGTGAAGGCGATCATTGCGCTGACCGAGAGTGGCTACACCCCGCTGATCATGTCGCGCCTGCGTTCGCACGTGCCGATCTTCGCCCTGTCGCCGCACCGCGCTACCCAGGCACGTGCCAACATGTTCCGCGGCGTGTACCCGATTGCCTTCGATCCGGCCTCGCTGCCGGCCGACAAGGTGAGTCAGGCAGCGGTCGACGAACTGCTCAAGCGTGGCCTGGTGGAGCAAGGTGACTGGGTAATCCTGACCAAGGGTGACAGCTACCACACCATCGGTGGCACCAATGGCATGAAGATCCTGCATGTCGGTGATCCGCTGGTCGGTTGATCTGCTCCAAACGGGGCCGCACTGCGGCCCCATCGCCGACAAGCCAGCTCCCACAGGTTACTGCGCAGGCCCAGGTCTGTTGCAATCCTGTGGGAGCTGGCTTGCCGGCGATGGGGCCAGCCCAGATTACACAAATGCCTCAGGCATGCTCGACAAACACATCGGCAAACACCTGCCCCCGTGGCACCCCGGCAATGAACAGCCGCCGGGCAAACCGCTCGACACTCCCCGGCGCTCCGCACACCAGCGCCACCGTCTGCCGCGATGACGGCCGCAACCCGGCCAACGCTTCATCCAGCCGCTCTGCCAGTACCAACTCGACACTCACATCCGCCATCTTGCGCAACGGCTCGGCCAGATAATGCCCAGCGTCCTCGTGCGCCACATGCATGACCCTGATTTCCCCTTGGTGCCCCTGCCGCAGAGCCTCGCGCAAGATGCCCCACAACGGCGCCAGCCCGGTCCCCGCCGCCAGCAACCACAGCGGCCGCTGTTGCCAGTCCGGGTCGTAGTGCAAGGCCCCTCCCCTGAGCTCGCCCAGGCGCAGCACATCACCCAGCTGCAAGCCACGGGCCTTGTCACAAAAGGCGCCGGGGTGCTGGCAGTCGATATGAAACTCGAGGAAATCATCTTCGCCCGGCAAGCTGGCCAAGGAGTAAGGCCGCGCCACCGCGCCATTCCACAGCACCACATGCTGCCCCGCCTGGTAACGCATTGCCCGTTCGGGCCGCAGCCGCACGCGCAGCACATCGCCGAACCAGTCCAGGGCACAGACCTGCGCCGGCAGGCCATCCTGCTGC of the Pseudomonas asiatica genome contains:
- the pyk gene encoding pyruvate kinase, encoding MSIRRTKIVATLGPASNSPEVIEQLILAGLDVARLNFSHGTPDEHKARARLIRDIAAKNGRHVALLGDLQGPKIRIAKFANKRIELKIGDKFTFSTAHPLTEGNQDIVGIDYPDLVKDCGVGDELLLDDGRVVMRVETATADALHCVVIIGGPLSDHKGINRKGGGLTAPALTEKDKADIKLAAEMDLDYLAVSFPRDASDMEYARKLRDEAGGSAWLVAKIERAEAVADDETLDKLILASDAVMVARGDLGVEIGDAELIAIQKKIIQHARRNNKAVIVATQMMESMIQNPMPTRAEVSDVANAVLDNTDAVMLSAESAAGAYPIEAVQAMARICLGAEKHPTSQKSSHRLHTTFERCDESIALAAMYTANHFPGVKAIIALTESGYTPLIMSRLRSHVPIFALSPHRATQARANMFRGVYPIAFDPASLPADKVSQAAVDELLKRGLVEQGDWVILTKGDSYHTIGGTNGMKILHVGDPLVG
- a CDS encoding iron-sulfur-binding ferredoxin reductase — its product is MPVLCVGERRWAVPTGSNLLDALNEAGLNVPYSCRAGSCHACLVHCLGGQPLDAMPEALAPDKHAQGWRLACQCRVVEDLRVALFDPQQDGLPAQVCALDWFGDVLRVRLRPERAMRYQAGQHVVLWNGAVARPYSLASLPGEDDFLEFHIDCQHPGAFCDKARGLQLGDVLRLGELRGGALHYDPDWQQRPLWLLAAGTGLAPLWGILREALRQGHQGEIRVMHVAHEDAGHYLAEPLRKMADVSVELVLAERLDEALAGLRPSSRQTVALVCGAPGSVERFARRLFIAGVPRGQVFADVFVEHA
- a CDS encoding tol-pal system YbgF family protein translates to MRALIVLALAASAVGCTRWSMDHHLNNAYRAYDRGDCARVMLELSQVDRTSRARPFIHPEVSLLRGQCLERQALYVDAAQTYQYLIQQYPGNEYAYRAQARLQTLEKLGHLRGTEAAVANPVTAAPWR
- the sbcB gene encoding exodeoxyribonuclease I, translated to MTSSIFWHDYETTGINPRCDRPLQVAGVRTDFDLNEIDEPISLYCRPSDDILPHPAACLVTGITPQLLAEQGLCEAEFMTRVHAQLAHPGTCGAGYNTLRFDDEVTRYSLYRNFFDPYAREWQGGNSRWDLIDIVRTAYALRPDGIEWPQQDGRTSLRLELLSKANGIDHGHAHEALSDVRATIALARLIRQKQPKLYDWLFQLRSKHKVMEQIRLLQPLVHISGRFSAARNYLGVVLPLAWHPRNRNALIVCDLHQETLPLLRESAEVLRRRLYTRHEELAEGELPVPLKLVQVNRCPVVAPLSVLRPADQQRLGLDLTLLQLRGEELAEQQAQWQDKLEHIYGKEDFAPSEDPEQQLYDGFLGDRDRRLCEQVRALEPAQLSHGQWMFDDLRLPELLFRYRARNFPETLTGEERQRWFSFCQQRLSDPQWGAPNTLGDFEQARQQAWEGADDAGRRVLDAWQVHARQLQAQYAVG
- a CDS encoding PilZ domain-containing protein yields the protein MFNKRHIERHQLPCVLKVFNRITGQAIGQLGNASEDGLMLISQLPVLVGPDYDLQLRLPLLGGGHQFVNLTASCLWCREDQTPGHYDSGFMLLQAPREYDEFVRSLRDYFSFRPANASA